The DNA window GTTAACGCTTTCATTCCGCCCCCTGGGTGTATATACAGTTATGCTGTGAGTATATACAGCTAACGGTGATTTTGGAACCACATTTCACACAAAAATCAGGAGTTTCTTTCTGTTTTGCGAGCCGCTATGGCATGGCTTAGCGGTAGTTTGACCACAACAGCGTTCCCCATGTGATCAACGCGATAATAATTGCCAACAGGACCGCCGCAGAGCCCATATCTTTCGCGCGGCCAGACAACTCATGATGTTCAGGGCCAATACGGTCAACAACCGCTTCAATCGCGCTGTTGATAATTTCAACTATCATCACTATCAGGACCGAGCCAATCAGCAAAACGCGCGTGATGGCATCGACATCCAGCCAGCAGGCTATCACCACGGCAATAATGGCAGCGATGCCTTCCTGACGAAATGCGGCCTCATTGATCCACGCCGCACGGAATCCTTTCCAGGAATACCCCGCGGCTTTAACGATTCGGGTTAACCCAGTGGTATTATTGGCCATCAAACAAACCTTTTTATGTAAATGACGTCAATGAGTGTACGCGTTTGCCGCGTTACAACGGAAATTTTGCGCACTTTCTGTTATTCTTGCGGCGCATTTGCATGATTAACCAGAGGCTTCACATCGTCTATGTCTGGCTGGCAACGAATTTACTATAAATTACTGAATTTACCATTAAGGGCACTGGTAAAAAGCAAGTCAATTCCGGCACAACCTGCTCAGGAATTGGGCCTGGATACCTCACGTCCCATCATGTACGTCCTGCCCTACAATTCGAAGGCGGACCTGCTGACGCTTCGCGCTCAATGTCTGGAACATGAATTACCGGACCCGCTTGAGCCGCTGGAGATCGATGGTACCCTGCTTCCACGCTACGTGTTTATTCATGGCGGCCCGCGTGTTTTCACCTACTACACGCCGAAAGAAGAATCCATCAAGCTGTTCCATGATTATCTGGATCTACACCGCAATCATCCCGACCTTGACGTGCAGATGGTGCCGGTTTCGGTGATGTTTGGTCGTGCTCCAGGGCGTGAAAAAGGCGAAGTGAACCCGCCGCTGCGTATGCTAAACGGCATTCAAAAATTCTTCGCCGTTCTGTGGTTGGGTCGCGACAGCTTTGTGCGTTTCTCGCCTTCGGTCTCTCTGCGCAAAATGGCAGACGAGCACGGTACCGATAAAATTATCGCCCAAAAGCTGGCCCGCGTGGCGCGTATGCACTTCGCCCGTCAGCGCCTGGCGGCCGTCGGTCCGCGTTTGCCCGCACGACAGGATCTGTTCAACAAGCTGCTGGCGTCAAAAGCCATTGCCCGCGCTGTAGAAGACGAAGCGCGTAGCAAGAAAATTTCCCACGAGAAGGCCCAGCAAAACGCCATCGCCTTGATGGAAGAGATCGCCGCAAACTTCTCTTATGAAATGATTCGCCTGACCGACCGCGTACTGGGCTTCACCTGGAACCGGCTGTATCAGGGCATTAACGTCCATAACGCCGAGCGCGTACGCCAGCTGGCACATGAAGGCCACGAGATAGTCTACGTCCCGTGCCACCGCAGCCATATGGACTATCTGCTGCTCTCTTACGTCATCTATCACCAGGGACTGGTGCCGCCGCATATCGCCGCCGGTATCAACCTGAACTTCTGGCCTGCCGGGCCAATTTTCCGTCGTGGCGGCGCGTTCTTTATTCGCCGCACCTTCAAAGGGAATAAGCTCTATTCAACGGTGTTCCGCGAATATCTGGGCGAGCTGTTCAGCCGCGGCTACTCGGTGGAGTACTTCGTTGAGGGCGGTCGTTCACGTACCGGACGCCTGCTGGACCCAAAAACAGGCACCCTGTCGATGACGATCCAGGCGATGCTGCGCGGCGGTACCCGCCCTATCACCCTGGTGCCGATTTATATCGGCTACGAGCACGTGATGGAAGTCGGTACCTACGCCAAAGAGCTGCGCGGGGCGACGAAAGAAAAAGAGAGCCTGCCACAGATGTTGAAAGGCCTCAGCAAACTGCGCAACCTCGGCCAGGGCTACGTCAACTTCGGCGAACCGCTGCCGTTGATGACCTATCTCAACCAGCATGTCCCTGACTGGCGCGAGGCTATCGATCCTATCGAAGCGGTCCGCCCGTCATGGTTGACGCCGACGGTGAACAACATCGCCTCCGATCTGATGGTGCGTATCAACAACGCCGGCGCGGCAAACGCCATGAACCTGTGCTGTACCGCGCTGCTGGCCTCTCGTCAGCGTTCTCTGACTCGCGAGCAACTCACCGAACAGCTGGAGTGCTATCTCGCCCTGCTGCGCAACGTGCCTTATTCGCCGGATGCCACAACACCTGAGGCCTCAGCCAGCGAGCTTATCGACCACGCGCTACAGATGAACAAGTTCGAAGTCGAGAAAGACACCATTGGCGATATCATCATTCTGCCGCGCGAGCAGGCAGTGTTGATGACCTATTATCGCAACAACATCGCCCACATGCTGGTGATGCCGTCGCTGTTAGCCGCCATTGTGACCCAGCATCGTCGCATTACCCGCGCCGAAATATTGCGTCATGTCGAGATGTTCTATCCATTCCTGAAGGCTGAGCTGTTCCTGCGTTGGGAGAAAGCCGAGCTGAGGGGGGTCGTCGATGCGCTGATTGCTGAGATGCAGCGTCAAGGACTGATCGCCCTGAACGAAGACGAAGTGAGTGTCAATCCGTCGCACGCCCGCTCTCTGCAACTGCTGGCCGCTGGCGCACGTGAAACGCTGCAGCGTTATGCCATCACCTTCTGGCTGCTGAGTGCCAACCCGTCCATGAACCGCAGTTCGCTGGAGAAAGAGAGCCGCACCGTGGCTCAGCGTCTGTCCGTGCTGCACGGTATTAACGCGCCGGAGTTCTTCGATAAGGCGGTGTTCAGTACTCTGGTGTTGACCCTGCGTGACGCAGGCTATATCAGCGATACCGGGGATGCCGAGCCGGAAGAGACATTAAAGATCTACCGCATGCTGGCAGACCTGATTACTTCTGATGTGCGTTTAACGATTGAAAGCGTTACTCAGGATGAAGCGTAACGTTTGAAGAGCGATCCCGGCTTGCGCTACGCTTAGCCGGGCTACCAGACTGTTTGTCGCCCGGCTAAGGCGTTTACGCCGCAAGCCGGGTAAACCACAAAACTACTGCATATACCCCATCGCCAGGCCAAGAAACAGCACCAGCCCCACATAGTTATTGTTTAAAAACGCCTTAAAGCAGTCATCGCGTTCACGTTTAAATATCAGCTTCTGCTGCCAGACAAACAGCGCTGCGGCGATAAACAATGACCAGTAATACTCCCAGCCCAGACCGTTCAGCCAGCCTATCGCCGCCATCAAGGCCAGCACCGCGACCTGTAAGATGCCGATGATGAGACGATCGTTATCGCCAAACAGAATCGCCGTCGATTTAATGCCAATCTTCACGTCATCATCGCGGTCGACCATTGCATACTGGGTATCGTAGGCCACCGCCCACAGAATATTGGCGAGAAACATCAGCCAGCAGCTCAACGGCAGAGATTCGCTCACCGCCGAAAATGCCATTGGAATCGACCAGCCAAACGCCGCTCCCAGCACCACCTGCGGCAGGTGAGTGTAGCGTTTCATAAACGGATAGACCCAGGCCAGCGCCAGCGCGGCGACCGACAGCAAAATAGTCATGGTGTTTAAGGTCAACACTAGAAGAAACGAGAACAGTACCAGCACAACAAACAGCGTTCGCGCCTCTTTTTCGGTGACGTCGCCGCTTGGCAGCGGGCGGCGGGCGGTGCGCTTAACGTGGCCGTCAAACTTACGATCTGCATAGTCATTCACTACGCAACCGGCAGCGCGCATCAGCCAGACGCCCGCGATAAAAACGGCGAGGATCCACAGCGGTGGTATCCCCGGCGTTGCTACCCACAGCGCCCACAGCGTCGGCCACAGCAGCAGTAACGCGCCAATTGGGTTGTCAGTACGCATCAGACGATGAAAAGCCAGTAGCTTATTTTGCGTCAGACTCCACTCCATTTTCTTTTCCTCTTAATACAACGGCGATGCAGGCAGAAACAGTTCCGTCAGCAGCAGCGGCTTGCCGCTCAGTCGGAGACGGGAACGACGTCCCCAAAGCTCTGCATGACGACCAATTTCAATAAAGTCACGGGTTAGCGTAGATGACGTAAAAAGATAGCGGCCCAACGGAGTTTTTCCCAGCTGTTGCAGCGCCAGCTCAGGGCCGCTGAGCGTCGACTCCGGCACGATAGTGCGACCGGCCAGCCAGGGTTCATCATTGGCGCAAAGGATAATTTCCCGCAGCCAGTAGCGCGGTTCATCCGCGAGCAGGGTCTCTTCACCCGCCAGCGCTTCGCGTCCAACAAAACCTTCGTTTACCATGATAACGCTGACTTTTTTCCCCTGTTGCTCAAAACGTTTGGTCATTGAGTCTTCAAGCAATAACCAATCGCGCAGATGCGCATCCAGCGGGGGCTGAGTGGCAAAATAACGCAGCGCACGCAGTTGCGTCAGCGCAGGATGTGACATGCCTGATTCTCCGGAACATAACGAGAAACTATTGTATCGCAGAATGGGTCGATGGGGGCGGGCAAACGTCAATATACGATCATCCGCGCAACAGCCATGCAACAGCGGCTATCGCGCGATAAAAAAAGGTGCGCCCAGGCGGACGCACCTAAAGGCTGTGCCTAAACATCAGCATTGTGGGGAGACGATCACCCCTTGCCTTTTACACTGCTGATAAAGGTGGAACGAGCAGATTTCGAGCCAAGACGTTCAGCTTCGTTCATCAATTTCAGAGCTTTGTCGATATCGCCTTTCGCGACCGCCTGCTTAATGCCGTTGTTGAAGTAGGTTTCGGTGTCATCAAGCATCGGCTCGCTTTTCGCCGCCGGGGCTGGGGCGGCTACCGGTGCAGCAACAGGCGCCGCCGTATTACCGACGGTTACAGGGCCTGGACCGGACGAACCAAACAGTGGGCCGACCAACACGCTAGAGCCGCTATTGGTTTTCACTTTTAGCTTCAGCACGCCATCGGTGGTGTGCCTGGCAATCGGGTCTGGAATATCCGGGATCGCGTTGCCTGCGCCTTTAGCGTAAGCCTTCGCCGGATCCATCAACGTTGTGGTTTGCTGTAAATCTTTTTCCGTTGTAAAGACCAGCACGTAAAGCTTCTGCTGTCCTAATGCCGGAGTCAGGCGCATCACGCCCTCAAGCCGATCTGCGGTCATCACGCCAGGCTGCTGATAGGTAAAGTAGCTACTGGGGAAGAACGCGGATGGCGTCATATTCTGGTCAAGAATCAGTACGTTCGGGGCAAAAATTTGTTTTTGCTTATTTACTTCGCTAGTGAGCGTCAGAGTCAGCTCGCCAATATTCGCCGGAACGCTCCAGGCGGCAACCGGGCCAGAGATACCAGCAACATCTAAACGTTGCCCGCCGGTGAGTAAATCAACGGACTGCGTCTTAGATTGATCAACTGGAGTCCAGATTAATTGCTGCAGGGCAGCGCCAGGTATGGAGGGGGCTGAACTGGTGTTTTGTGGGACAAAGTTGACATCGGCAAGGCTAATCCCCGGCACGCATGCCAACATCCCTGCAGATAAACACAGGGCGACGAGAGTTTTCTTCATTTTCATTGTTCTCACCTCGGATAGCATAGATTTAGCGGTAGCCAGGCAATAGCGCGCTAATTCTGAATAATCAGGAGGGGCATAAGCCCCTCCGTGTTACGACATAATGACTACTGAATTACCACCAAACTTCCATCTGCGCGCCGAAGGTAACTTCGCTATCGCTACCGCGGCTGTTAGTCAGGAGACCATTACCGCTGCTGTCTTTAGTCTGCAGACCGGAGGTGTTGCTGTTACCCCAGTTTTCATCCCATTTCGCGTAGGTGGCGAAAATACGGATTGCCGGACGGGACCAGACGCTGTTACCTGCCTGCCATTGCTGGGCCAGAGTAATTTTGTACTGGTTGTTGTTTTCGCTGGTACGCTGGGATTTCACGTTGTCGTAACCAACTTCCAACTGGGTGCTCATGATCGGCGTCCATTTGTACATCGGACGAACACCGACAGTGTACCAGGTAGAACCGTTGTTGCTGTCCAGATCCACATCCTGGTACATCGCAACGTACATCAGGCCCCAGTCATCGTTGAAGTCCATCGCGCCGTGATCCAGAACGCGGATCATGCTGCCGTTGTTATCAATGCTGGTACCCTGAGAGTGCCCTGTGTTCCAGGAAGTCATCGAGTCGGTCGCATACTGAACAACAAACTTGTTGAAGCCGCCCCAGATAGACTGAGTATGTTCACCGGTGAACATCCAGCCATCTTTCGATGCGCCATCAGCCAGACGGTAGTCATCCTGCGGGTTAGCACGGCCATAGTCCACGCCTAACTCCAGTACGCCGCCTGGGTTAATTTCCATACCTGCCAGACGCACGTCGAAGACGTCATTCGCGGTTTTAGAAGCATATTTCTTGGTGTCATCGCTGGAGAAAGTGTAAGAACCGCCGCTTTCAGAGTTACGGGTTGCTGCCAGAGAGAGTTTACCGAAGCCAACATCCACGTTTTCCAGGCCTGCGCCAGGACCGGAGATATCCCAGTAGTAGAAGTCGATCATGTGAACGTCATGACGCTGGTAGAAGCGCTTACCGGCCCACAGGGTAGAACCCGGTAACCAGTCAATCAGGTTTTTACCCTGGATGTTAGCTTCACGGAATGCAGGAGAGGTACTTTCCCAGTCATCCTGTTGGTCTACGGAATACGCGACGTTAGTATCGAAATAAAAACTCTTGTCACCCTCTTTCCATAATTCCTGGCCCAGCTTCAGTTCCGCATAGGTTTCACATTCGTTACCGAGACGGTATTTACTTTGAGCACCTGTTGCTTTGAAACATTCCTGTGAACCACCGCTACCGGTCCAGCCGATACCAGAACGAGCATAGCCATGGAAATCAACGGCCAGCGCCTGAGCAGACATAACGCCTGCTGCAACGGCGATCGCCAGTGGAAGTTTGCGCAGAGTAATCATCATTCTATCTCCTGAGATCATTGCTTTTCTTAGAACGTTTCGCCTGTTGTTGCGCCTGTTTTGCGGCGCTCCAGGGTGCACGTTTTTTTAATGGGAAGCCTTACACGCCCGGCTCTTTATGCAGCCGACGACAAGCGGTGCCATCCTCACGGAATAAATGGCAACGCTCCGGCGGCAAGCCGATGGCGAATGTGGCTCCCTCTTCGACCAGCACCACGTCGTTCTGGCGGTAAACCAGGTTTTGACGGATGGCGGGGATCTGGATATGAATTTGTGTTTCGTTACCAAGCTGTTCCACCACCTGAATCACACCTTCGAGGGTGACGTCGGCGATATCGCTGGGCAGCAGATGTTCCGGGCGAATCCCTAAGGACATATTCGCGCCGACCTGAACGCGGGCGCTGTCCACCGGCAGCCAGATTTGCTGGCGGTTCGGCAGTTCCACCTGTACCTGTTCAATGGCGGTGGCGGTAACTTTGACCGGCAGGAAGTTCATCTTCGGCGAGCCAATAAAGCCCGCGACGAAGCGATCCGCCGGGTAGTGATAAAGCTCAAGCGGTTTCCCGACCTGTGCGACGCGACCGGCATCCAGTACTACAATTTTGTCAGCGAGGGTCATGGCTTCAACCTGGTCGTGGGTCACGTAAATCATCGTGCGGCCAAGGCGCTTATGCAGACGGGAAATCTCGATACGCATCTGTACGCGCAGCGCGGCATCAAGGTTAGAGAGAGGTTCATCAAGCAGGAAAACGCGCGGTTCGGCTACCAGGGTACGGCCAATCGCCACACGCTGACGCTGACCGCCGGAAAGCGCTTTTGGTTTACGCTCCAGCAGATGAGCCAGTTGCAGGACTTCTGCCACCTGGGTGACGCGTTGATTAATCAGGTCTTTTTTAGCACCGGCCAGCTTCAGGCCGAAAGACATGTTTTCCGCGACGGAAAGGTGGGGGTAAAGCGCATAAGACTGAAACACCATCCCGATACCGCGTTCGGCGGGCGGGACATCGTTCATTCGGGTATCGCCAATCATAAGATCGCCGCTGGTCACCGTTTCCAGCCCGGCAATCATACGCAGCAGGGTGGATTTGCCGCAGCCCGATGGCCCAACAAACACGACGAACTCCCCATCCTGGATCTCGAGATTGATATCTTTCGATACCACCACGTCACCCCAGGCTTTCGTTACATTTCGCAGCTGTACGCTCGCCATGCCCTTCTCCCTTCGTTACAACCTGTCACTTAACGACACATTCAAGATGGGCTGACTATGCGGCATTCATAGATACGGTAAATCCTCCACCCCCGGCTTTTTTATGGGGGAGGAGACGGGAGGATGAGAGATGACGTCTCGCCTCCAGGGGGGACGGGCTGATAGCGATTTCGTGATGCAGGCTACAAAAATGGCCTCACTTTTATGTGCTCCAGAGCTCATAACCGGCATTTCTGCAATGGAGATCACACAAACGAGGGATGGGGCGTAGACATAGGGAGGATGGAAAGAGGTTGTTAACAAAGGAAACTCATCACTGTTAAGCCATCCAAGTGTATCCACGAGCACATCACCAAATAGGACGGGTATATGAAAATCAAAACTGGCGCTCGCATCCTCGCGCTGTCTGCATTGACCACGATGATGTTTTCCGCCTCTGCCCTCGCGAAAATAGAAGAAGGTAAGCTGGTTATCTGGATTAACGGCGATAAAGGCTACAACGGCCTCGCTGAAGTCGGTAAAAAGTTCGAAAAAGACACTGGCATTAAAGTTTCCATCGAACACCCTGACAAGCTGGAAGAGAAATTCCCGCAGGTTGCTGCAACCGGCGACGGCCCGGACATCATCTTCTGGGCTCACGACCGTTTCGGCGGCTATGCCCAATCTGGTCTGCTGGCAGAAATCACCCCGGACAAAGCCTTCCAGGACAAACTCTATCCGTTCACCTGGGACGCCGTACGCTATAACGGCAAGCTGATTGCCTACCCGGTCGCAGTAGAAGCGCTGTCGCTGATTTACAACAAAGACCTGGTACCAAACCCGCCGAAAACCTGGGAAGAGATCCCAGCGCTGGATAAAGAACTGAAAGCGAAAGGTAAGAGCGCGCTGATGTTCAACCTGCAAGAACCGTACTTCACCTGGCCGCTGATTGCTGCTGACGGCGGTTACGCGTTCAAATTTGAAAACGGCAAATATGACGTGAAAAACGTCGGCGTTGATAGCGCTGGCGCGAAAGCGGGCCTGACCTTCCTGGTTGACCTTATCAAGAACAAACACATGAACGCCGATACCGATTACTCCATCGCGGAAGCGGCATTCAACAAAGGCGATACCGCGATGACCATCAACGGTCCGTGGGCATGGTCTAACATTGATAAGAGCAAGGTTAACTACGGCGTTACCCTGCTGCCAACCTTTAAAGGCAACGCGTCCAAACCGTTCGTTGGTGTTCTGAGCGCCGGTATTAACGCCGCCAGCCCGAACAAAGAACTGGCGAAAGAGTTCCTCGAAAACTACCTGATGACCGACCAGGGTCTGGATGAAGTGAACAAAGACAAACCGCTGGGTGCCGTCGCGCTGAAATCCTTCCAGGAGAAACTGGAAAAAGATCCGCGTATCGCCGCCACCATGGCGAACGCCCAGAAAGGCGAAATCATGCCGAACATCCCGCAGATGTCCGCTTTCTGGTATGCCGTACGTACCGCAGTTATCAACGCAGCTAGCGGCCGTCAGACCGTCGATGCCGCGCTGAAAGATGCACAGGCTCGTATCACCAAGTAATACGGTTTCCCTTATTTCTTAGGAAGTAAGGTTTATTGAATACGTTGTTACACGAAATCATTCGCGCTACATCGAGGCGACAAGGATGCAAATCCCCAGGAGCTTACATCAGTAAGTGACTGGGGTGCGCATCCGCAGCCAACAAAGAGGTAGCGCGAAGGATAAAGTGTAAAGAGGATGATCCCCATGGATGTCGTGAAAAAGAAACACTGGTGGCAAAGCCCGCAGCTCACATGGTCTGTGATCGGCTTGCTGTGCCTGCTGGTGGGTTACCTTGTTGTTTTGATGTACGCCCAGGGGGAGTACCTGTTTGCCATCATGACGCTGATTTTAAGCTCGGTTGGCCTGTATATTTTTTCCAATCGCAAGGCCTATGCCTGGCGCTATGTTTATCCGGGTGTTGCCGGGATGGGACTGTTCGTTCTGTTCCCGTTGATCTGCACCATCGCTATCGCTTTTACCAACTACAGCAGCACCAACCAGCTGACCTTCGAACGCGCTCAGCAAGTGCTGATGGATCGCTCCTTCCAGGCGGGTAAATCCTACAACTTCGCGCTTTATCCAGCGGGAGATGAATGGAAGCTGGCGCTGACCGATGGTGAGAGCGGCAAAAACTATCTTTCCGACGCCTTTAAATTCGGCGGCGAGCAGAAGCTGGCCCTAAAAGAGGCTGACGCTCTGCCGGAAGGCGAGCGCGCCAACCTGCGCATCATCACGCAAAACCGTACCGCCCTGAACCAGTTGACCGCCATACTGCCGGACGAAAGCAAAGTCATTATGAGCTCTCTGCGTCAGTTCTCCGGAACCCAGCCGCTGTACGCATTGGCTAATGACGGCACGCTGACCAACAACCAGAGCGGCGTGAAGTATCGCCCGAACGCTGACGTTGGCTTCTACCAGGCCATTAACGCCGATGGCAGCTGGGGCAGCGAGAAGCTGAGTCCAGGCTATACGGTGACCATCGGCTGGGATAACTTCACCCGCGTGTTCCAGGATGAGGGTATCCAGAAACCGTTCTTCGCAATCTTCGTCTGGACGGTGGTTTTCTCCATCCTGACCGTTATTCTGACCGTTGCGGTCGGCATGGTGCTCGCCTGTCTCGTACAGTGGGAAGCCCTGAAAGGTAAAGCAATTTACCGCGTACTGCTGATTCTGCCTTACGCCGTACCGTCGTTTATCTCGATTCTGATTTTCAAAGGGTTGTTCAACCAGAGCTTTGGTGAGATCAACATGATGCTCAGCGCGCTGTTCGGCATCAAACCGGCCTGGTTTAGCGACCCGACCACCGCGCGCTCCATGATCATCATCGTCAACACCTGGCTGGGCTATCCGTACATGATGATCCTGTGCATGGGCCTGCTGAAAGCGATTCCTGACGACCTGTATGAAGCCTCGGCAATGGACGGTGCAACCCCGTTCCAGAACTTCTTTAAAATTACGTTCCCGCTGCTGATTAAGCCGCTGACGCCGCTGATGATCGCCAGCTTCGCCTTTAACTTTAATAACTTCGTACTGATTCAGTTGTTGACCAACGGCGGGCCGGACCGACTCGGCACCACCACGCCAGCGGGCTATACCGACCTGTTGGTGAGCTATACCTACCGTATCGCCTTCGAAGGCGGTGGCGGCCAGGACTTCGGCCTCGCGGCGGCTATCGCTACGCTGATCTTCCTGTTAGTAGGCGCGCTGGCGATTATTAACCTGAAAGCCACACGTATGAAGTTTGATTAATTGGAATAACCAGGCGTCATTGGCGCGGGCAGTTTGGGCTCGGCCAGCGCGGAAGAACCGGAACGTACACGTAGTACGTGAGGATTCTGAGCACTGCCCGAGTTCAAAATGGCAAGCAAAATAGCCTGGAGCGGTATCAAGGGGAGTAAAAATATTATGGCTATGGTTCAACCCAAATCTCAGAAGCTGCGCCTGGTGACGACGCATCTCCTGCTACTGATTTTTATCGCGGCGATTATGTTCCCGCTGCTGATGGTCATCGCTATCTCGCTGCGCGAAGGTAACTTCGCCACCGGTAGCCTGATCCCTGAAAGTATCTCCTGGGAGCACTGGCGGCTGGCGTTAGGCTTTAGCGTTGAACACGCTGACGGTCGCGTCACGCCACCGCCCTTCCCGGTCCTGCTGTGGCTGTGGAACTCCATCAAAGTGGCGGGCATTACCGCGATAGGTATCGTCGCGCTCTCGACCACCTGTGCTTATGCTTTTGCTCGTATGCGCTTCCCGGGTAAAGCCACGCTGCTGAAAGGGATGCTGATTTTCCAGATGTTCCCGGCGGTTCTGTCGCTGGTTGCTCTGTATGCCTTGTTTGATCGCCTCGGACAGTACGTGCCGTTTGTCGGC is part of the Klebsiella huaxiensis genome and encodes:
- the malF gene encoding maltose ABC transporter permease MalF, encoding MDVVKKKHWWQSPQLTWSVIGLLCLLVGYLVVLMYAQGEYLFAIMTLILSSVGLYIFSNRKAYAWRYVYPGVAGMGLFVLFPLICTIAIAFTNYSSTNQLTFERAQQVLMDRSFQAGKSYNFALYPAGDEWKLALTDGESGKNYLSDAFKFGGEQKLALKEADALPEGERANLRIITQNRTALNQLTAILPDESKVIMSSLRQFSGTQPLYALANDGTLTNNQSGVKYRPNADVGFYQAINADGSWGSEKLSPGYTVTIGWDNFTRVFQDEGIQKPFFAIFVWTVVFSILTVILTVAVGMVLACLVQWEALKGKAIYRVLLILPYAVPSFISILIFKGLFNQSFGEINMMLSALFGIKPAWFSDPTTARSMIIIVNTWLGYPYMMILCMGLLKAIPDDLYEASAMDGATPFQNFFKITFPLLIKPLTPLMIASFAFNFNNFVLIQLLTNGGPDRLGTTTPAGYTDLLVSYTYRIAFEGGGGQDFGLAAAIATLIFLLVGALAIINLKATRMKFD
- the malG gene encoding maltose ABC transporter permease MalG — protein: MAMVQPKSQKLRLVTTHLLLLIFIAAIMFPLLMVIAISLREGNFATGSLIPESISWEHWRLALGFSVEHADGRVTPPPFPVLLWLWNSIKVAGITAIGIVALSTTCAYAFARMRFPGKATLLKGMLIFQMFPAVLSLVALYALFDRLGQYVPFVGLNTHGGVIFAYMGGIALHVWTIKGYFETIDGSLEEAAALDGATPWQAFRLVLLPLSVPILAVVFILSFIAAITEVPVASLLLRDVNSYTLAVGMQQYLNPQNYLWGDFAAAAVLSAIPITVVFLLAQRWLVNGLTAGGVKG